Proteins from one Ornithobacterium rhinotracheale genomic window:
- a CDS encoding polyprenyl synthetase family protein encodes MTKIIDKIKNPISEEMNIFEDKFYRSMKTNVSLLDRIMQFIVRRKGKQMRPMFVFLTAKLIGKTTERTYRGASMIELIHTASLVHDDVVDDSNMRRGFFSINALWKNKIAVLVGDYLLSKSVLLATENQDFDLLTVVSNAIREMSEGELLQIEKAKKLDITEEVYFEIIRQKTAALISACCEIGARSVGADEEVAKKMYRFGELVGIAFQIKDDLFDYTNTNIIGKPIGIDIKEQKMTLPLIYSINTASPSEKRWLIRSVKKYNKDKNRVREVIEYVKNHGGLNYSEQAMYDYRDRALRILDDFEDSPAKDSLKTLLNYVVERKH; translated from the coding sequence GTGACTAAAATAATTGACAAAATAAAGAATCCTATCTCCGAAGAGATGAATATTTTTGAGGATAAATTCTATCGCTCGATGAAGACCAATGTGTCCCTACTCGACCGAATCATGCAATTTATCGTTCGCCGAAAAGGAAAACAAATGCGACCTATGTTTGTATTCTTGACGGCAAAACTCATAGGCAAAACCACCGAACGCACCTATCGTGGTGCCTCTATGATAGAGCTGATTCACACCGCATCGCTCGTGCACGATGATGTGGTAGACGATAGCAATATGCGCCGAGGATTTTTTTCTATCAATGCTTTATGGAAAAATAAAATTGCTGTTTTAGTGGGCGATTATTTATTGTCTAAAAGTGTGCTTTTGGCTACAGAAAATCAAGATTTTGATTTGCTCACGGTGGTATCAAACGCCATACGAGAAATGAGTGAGGGCGAATTGCTACAAATCGAAAAAGCAAAAAAATTAGACATTACCGAAGAAGTTTATTTTGAAATCATCCGCCAGAAAACAGCTGCTTTGATTTCTGCTTGTTGCGAAATCGGGGCCCGCTCAGTAGGTGCAGACGAAGAAGTGGCAAAGAAAATGTACCGTTTTGGGGAACTTGTTGGGATTGCATTTCAGATTAAAGATGATTTATTTGACTATACCAATACTAACATCATCGGGAAACCCATCGGGATTGACATCAAAGAACAAAAAATGACTTTGCCATTGATTTACAGCATCAACACCGCATCTCCTAGCGAGAAAAGATGGCTCATTCGTTCGGTAAAAAAATACAATAAAGACAAAAATCGTGTGCGCGAAGTCATAGAATACGTAAAAAATCACGGCGGACTCAATTATTCCGAGCAAGCCATGTACGATTATCGCGACCGCGCACTTAGAATTTTGGATGATTTTGAGGATTCTCCAGCCAAAGACTCGCTCAAAACTTTGCTAAACTATGTCGTGGAAAGGAAACATTAA
- a CDS encoding bifunctional riboflavin kinase/FAD synthetase, producing MKIVEGIQPIAESEKLVLTIGMFDGVHKGHQSIINQLNKKAKAVNGHSALLTLNPHPRHVLQSDSDFKLLSPIDEKIQLLEKYNLDYLIIQPFDFEFSRTSSLDFVRESLVKQLNIHALIIGHDHQFGRNRAGDFHQLQEFSSLYNFELSQLKAIKENENPISSTKVRNALSEGNIAYTTQALGRPYSLEGKVIHGDKIGRTLGFPTINLAVNDEKLVPKNGVYGVNVWIDGQKFQGLMNVGIRPTIEGEGKNQRIEVFIFNFEDNLYEKTLKVEILNRIRDEQKFDSLEDLKDQIAKDILVFKNSEFYSG from the coding sequence ATGAAAATTGTAGAAGGCATACAGCCCATTGCTGAATCTGAAAAACTTGTGCTCACGATCGGAATGTTCGATGGGGTACACAAGGGGCATCAAAGCATTATTAATCAATTAAATAAAAAAGCCAAAGCTGTAAACGGGCATTCGGCATTGCTTACGCTCAATCCGCACCCGCGCCATGTGCTACAATCTGATTCGGATTTTAAACTTTTAAGCCCGATTGACGAAAAAATTCAGCTTTTAGAAAAATACAATTTAGATTATTTAATCATTCAGCCGTTTGATTTTGAATTTTCGCGTACTTCTTCGCTTGATTTTGTGAGAGAATCACTTGTAAAACAGCTGAATATCCATGCACTTATCATCGGACACGATCACCAATTTGGAAGAAATCGTGCCGGCGATTTCCACCAATTGCAGGAATTTTCATCACTCTACAATTTCGAGCTCAGCCAGCTCAAAGCGATTAAGGAAAACGAAAATCCAATTAGCTCGACCAAGGTGCGCAATGCACTTTCGGAGGGCAATATAGCGTATACAACGCAAGCACTCGGCAGGCCATATTCGCTTGAGGGCAAGGTGATTCATGGCGACAAAATCGGGCGCACTTTAGGTTTCCCGACGATAAATTTAGCCGTAAATGATGAAAAACTTGTTCCCAAAAACGGAGTGTATGGCGTGAATGTTTGGATCGATGGGCAAAAATTCCAAGGTTTAATGAATGTGGGAATTCGCCCTACAATTGAAGGTGAAGGAAAAAATCAACGAATCGAAGTTTTTATTTTTAATTTTGAAGACAATTTGTACGAAAAGACATTAAAAGTTGAAATCCTAAACCGCATTCGCGACGAACAAAAATTTGATTCGCTCGAAGATCTGAAAGATCAAATTGCCAAAGATATTTTGGTTTTTAAAAATTCGGAATTTTATTCAGGTTAA
- a CDS encoding bifunctional 5,10-methylenetetrahydrofolate dehydrogenase/5,10-methenyltetrahydrofolate cyclohydrolase codes for MKTLDGIKLAKEIKAEIKQKVSQYAQNHRAPHLAAVLVGENPASKAYVGMKIKDCEQVGFQSTLCKKDENITEQELLDLIGELNRDETLDGFIVQLPLPKHIDEEKILLAIDPKKDVDGFHPQNVGRMTLGMETFLPATPYGIMRLLKRYEVPTSGKHCVVIGRSHIVGRPISILMSEKTNPGNCTVTLCHSGTKDLEKYTKEADIIIAALGRAEFLKADMVKEGVTVIDVGINRVEDPSAPKGHKLVGDVDYQGVAPKCEFITPVPGGVGPMTRAMLLENTLLAYERFYLNK; via the coding sequence ATGAAAACACTGGACGGAATCAAATTAGCCAAAGAAATTAAAGCGGAAATTAAACAAAAAGTTTCGCAATATGCTCAAAATCATCGCGCACCGCACTTGGCGGCTGTACTTGTAGGGGAAAACCCTGCGAGCAAGGCCTATGTGGGAATGAAAATCAAAGATTGTGAGCAAGTAGGCTTTCAATCCACCCTGTGCAAGAAAGATGAAAATATTACCGAGCAAGAATTGCTAGATTTGATAGGCGAGCTAAATCGTGATGAAACACTTGATGGCTTCATCGTGCAACTTCCTCTGCCTAAGCACATAGATGAGGAGAAAATACTCCTAGCCATAGACCCTAAAAAAGATGTAGACGGCTTTCACCCACAGAATGTAGGGCGAATGACCCTCGGTATGGAAACCTTCCTCCCAGCTACACCGTATGGGATTATGCGCCTGCTAAAACGCTACGAAGTACCCACCTCCGGAAAACATTGTGTGGTGATAGGGCGCAGCCACATTGTAGGGCGCCCGATAAGCATTCTGATGAGCGAAAAAACTAACCCAGGGAACTGCACCGTAACACTTTGCCACAGCGGAACAAAGGACTTAGAAAAGTATACCAAAGAAGCAGATATCATCATCGCAGCACTAGGGCGCGCAGAGTTTTTAAAAGCCGATATGGTAAAAGAGGGCGTTACTGTTATCGATGTGGGAATCAATAGGGTAGAAGACCCAAGCGCGCCAAAAGGGCATAAGCTCGTGGGCGATGTGGATTATCAAGGAGTGGCGCCTAAGTGCGAATTTATCACCCCTGTGCCAGGAGGAGTGGGGCCGATGACGCGCGCAATGCTGCTAGAAAATACACTTTTGGCCTACGAAAGATTTTATTTGAATAAATAA
- a CDS encoding 7-carboxy-7-deazaguanine synthase QueE yields the protein MVQTLTPEQTKLMNAGKLLPIMEDFYTLQGEGAHTGAASYFIRIGGCDVGCHWCDVKESWEAGKHPLTPVDELVERASQHAKMIVITGGEPLMWNLDYLTQKLKEKGCQIHIETSGSHPLSGTLDWICLSPKKRLLPKQEVLERASELKVIIFNHHDFKFAEEYAAKVSPDCVLYLQPEWSKREEMTPKIIDYILGNPKWKISLQTHKVLRIP from the coding sequence ATGGTACAGACACTTACCCCCGAACAAACCAAACTAATGAATGCTGGAAAGCTCCTGCCCATTATGGAGGATTTCTATACCCTACAAGGCGAGGGCGCACACACAGGCGCGGCCTCTTATTTCATACGCATCGGGGGGTGTGATGTGGGCTGCCACTGGTGTGATGTCAAAGAAAGCTGGGAGGCAGGCAAGCACCCGCTCACGCCCGTAGATGAACTGGTGGAGCGCGCTAGCCAACACGCTAAAATGATTGTGATAACGGGAGGCGAACCGCTGATGTGGAACCTTGATTATTTAACTCAAAAACTGAAAGAAAAAGGCTGCCAAATCCATATTGAAACCTCTGGCTCTCACCCTTTGAGTGGAACGCTAGATTGGATTTGCCTTTCGCCCAAAAAGCGCCTTCTCCCAAAGCAAGAGGTGCTGGAACGCGCTAGTGAGTTGAAAGTCATTATATTTAATCATCACGATTTTAAATTTGCCGAGGAATACGCTGCAAAAGTTTCGCCCGATTGTGTGCTCTACCTTCAGCCTGAATGGAGCAAGAGAGAGGAAATGACGCCCAAAATCATTGATTATATTTTGGGAAATCCAAAATGGAAAATTTCGTTGCAAACGCATAAAGTGTTGCGTATTCCGTAA
- the rlmN gene encoding 23S rRNA (adenine(2503)-C(2))-methyltransferase RlmN, which produces MSQSKKDIRKLSLQEIQDFIVSHGEKAFRAKQIYEWLWNKNAHTFEQMSSLSKELRSLLDEHFVIQPIRVEEHQKSEDGTIKNAIKLFDNNVVESVLIPTEKRTTACVSSQVGCSLDCNFCATAKLMRMRNLNVAEIVDQVALIDQQSRENYGIPLSNIVYMGMGEPLLNYNNVVDSIRKITTPFPNGLGMSPRRITVSTSGIPKMIKKLADENLKVGLALSLHSAIEEKRNQIMPFSHKFPLTEILESLQYWYDKTKSRITLEYIIWKDVNDTPEDVKALVKFCKKVPTKVNLIEYNSIGDDKFSQATEDVTNMYIQALENENIIVNVRRSRGKDIDAACGQLANKNKIAQNL; this is translated from the coding sequence TTGAGCCAAAGTAAAAAAGACATAAGAAAATTAAGCCTTCAGGAGATTCAGGATTTTATTGTTTCTCATGGAGAAAAAGCTTTCAGAGCTAAACAGATTTATGAATGGCTCTGGAATAAAAATGCACATACTTTTGAGCAAATGAGCAGCCTTTCCAAGGAATTACGCTCTTTGCTCGATGAGCATTTTGTGATTCAGCCAATTCGAGTGGAAGAACACCAAAAAAGTGAAGACGGCACCATCAAAAATGCCATAAAACTTTTTGACAACAATGTGGTGGAATCCGTTCTAATCCCGACTGAAAAGCGCACTACTGCCTGCGTCTCGTCGCAAGTGGGCTGCAGCTTGGATTGTAATTTCTGCGCCACGGCAAAACTTATGCGTATGCGTAACCTAAATGTGGCCGAAATCGTGGATCAAGTGGCTTTAATCGATCAGCAAAGTAGAGAAAATTATGGCATTCCGCTCAGCAATATCGTGTATATGGGCATGGGAGAGCCACTTTTAAACTACAACAATGTGGTGGATTCGATTAGAAAAATCACAACGCCATTCCCAAACGGGCTCGGAATGTCGCCGCGTAGAATCACCGTTTCGACATCGGGAATTCCCAAAATGATTAAAAAATTGGCCGACGAGAATTTAAAAGTGGGCTTGGCACTTTCGCTTCACTCAGCCATTGAGGAAAAACGGAACCAAATCATGCCCTTTAGCCATAAATTCCCATTGACCGAAATTTTAGAAAGTTTACAATACTGGTACGATAAAACTAAAAGCCGAATTACGCTTGAATACATCATTTGGAAAGATGTAAACGACACGCCAGAAGATGTAAAAGCACTCGTGAAATTCTGCAAAAAAGTGCCGACTAAAGTAAACTTGATTGAATACAATAGCATTGGCGATGATAAATTTTCTCAAGCGACTGAAGATGTGACTAATATGTATATCCAAGCACTTGAGAACGAAAATATCATTGTAAATGTTCGCCGCAGCCGTGGTAAAGATATTGATGCCGCTTGCGGACAATTAGCCAATAAGAATAAAATTGCCCAAAACCTATGA
- a CDS encoding glycosyltransferase family 2 protein, translated as MELSIVIPLLNEQDSLIELRQRIADSIENQLQKTYEIIFIDDGSTDDSWKIIQDLAQKYNQVKGIKFRKNYGKAQALNAAFEKAEGNIVITMDADLQDFPEEIPVLYNRMIQENLDLISGWKQKRQDPVLTKNIPSKLFNGVARKTSGLPLHDFNCGLKAYRKELVKNIKLNSDMHRYIPVLAKNAGFTKITEQPVQHTARKHGKSKFGTSRFVNGFLDLITLWFVGKFGYRPMHFFGAAGTIMFIIGFLTALFIGVQKLYFLAQGIPARLVTNDPFFYISLVAMILGSQLFLAGFLGELIVKTQENKTEYAVAEELNF; from the coding sequence ATGGAACTTTCAATTGTAATCCCACTTTTAAACGAACAAGATTCTCTCATAGAATTACGCCAGAGAATTGCCGATAGTATTGAAAATCAATTACAAAAAACCTACGAAATCATATTTATAGATGATGGTAGCACAGACGATTCTTGGAAAATCATTCAAGATTTAGCTCAAAAATACAATCAAGTAAAGGGAATTAAATTCAGAAAAAATTACGGAAAAGCACAAGCACTCAATGCCGCATTTGAGAAAGCAGAAGGCAATATTGTCATCACAATGGATGCTGATTTGCAGGATTTTCCAGAAGAAATTCCCGTGCTATACAATCGCATGATTCAGGAAAATTTGGATTTAATTTCAGGCTGGAAACAAAAAAGACAAGACCCTGTTCTTACCAAAAATATTCCTTCAAAATTATTTAACGGCGTAGCGCGAAAAACAAGCGGTCTTCCACTCCACGACTTCAATTGTGGGCTGAAAGCCTATCGCAAAGAATTGGTAAAAAACATAAAACTCAATAGCGACATGCACCGCTATATTCCTGTGTTGGCAAAAAATGCAGGATTTACTAAAATTACAGAACAGCCCGTGCAGCACACTGCCAGAAAACACGGAAAATCCAAATTTGGCACCAGCCGATTTGTCAACGGATTTTTAGATTTAATCACGCTATGGTTTGTAGGGAAATTTGGCTATCGCCCCATGCATTTTTTTGGTGCAGCAGGTACCATTATGTTTATCATCGGTTTTTTGACAGCCTTGTTCATCGGTGTGCAGAAATTATATTTTTTAGCCCAAGGAATACCCGCACGATTGGTAACCAACGATCCATTTTTCTACATTTCGCTTGTAGCTATGATTCTTGGCTCTCAATTGTTTTTGGCTGGATTTTTGGGAGAATTAATCGTAAAAACACAAGAAAATAAAACCGAATATGCGGTAGCCGAAGAATTGAATTTTTAG
- the queA gene encoding tRNA preQ1(34) S-adenosylmethionine ribosyltransferase-isomerase QueA, whose protein sequence is MKTSDFDFKLPEKLLADRPSRFRDEAKLMVLHRDTQTIEHREFKDLIEYFDEDDVLIRNNTKVFPARLYGNKEKTGAKIEVFLLRELDPETKLWDVLVDPARKIRIGNKLFFGDDESLVAEVVDNTTSRGRTLRFLFDGTYEEYRAKLKELGTTPLPKYIKREADKEDEERYQTIYATEEGAVAAPTAGLHFSKHLLKRLEIKGVDFTEITLHVGLGTFSPVQVEDLTKHKMESERVIIPQSTADRVNKALEDGKRVCAVGTTSMRAIESAVSANKRLNPYEGWTNKYIHPPYDFSIANCMVTNFHTPKSTLLMMISAFAGHDFVMKAYKEAVKKEYKFYSYGDAMLIL, encoded by the coding sequence ATGAAAACATCTGATTTTGATTTTAAATTACCTGAAAAATTACTCGCAGACCGCCCTTCGCGCTTCAGAGATGAAGCTAAGCTGATGGTGCTTCATCGCGATACACAAACCATTGAACACAGAGAATTCAAGGATTTAATTGAATACTTTGACGAAGATGATGTTTTGATTAGAAATAACACCAAAGTATTCCCCGCTAGATTATACGGAAATAAGGAAAAAACAGGCGCAAAAATTGAGGTGTTCCTGCTTCGTGAGCTCGACCCAGAAACTAAATTGTGGGATGTGCTAGTGGACCCTGCCAGAAAAATTAGAATTGGCAATAAGCTATTCTTTGGTGATGATGAAAGTTTAGTCGCTGAGGTTGTGGATAATACCACCTCTCGCGGGCGAACTTTGCGCTTCCTTTTTGATGGGACTTATGAGGAATACCGTGCAAAATTAAAAGAGCTAGGCACCACTCCACTCCCTAAATACATTAAGCGCGAGGCTGATAAGGAAGATGAAGAAAGATACCAAACAATCTATGCCACAGAAGAGGGGGCTGTGGCCGCTCCCACAGCGGGACTCCACTTTTCCAAACACTTACTTAAAAGATTAGAAATCAAAGGGGTAGATTTTACTGAAATTACCCTTCATGTAGGGCTAGGTACCTTCTCGCCTGTACAAGTGGAAGATTTAACTAAACACAAAATGGAATCTGAGCGTGTAATCATTCCGCAATCTACTGCCGATCGTGTAAACAAGGCTTTGGAAGACGGAAAACGCGTATGTGCCGTAGGGACTACTTCTATGCGTGCAATTGAATCTGCGGTGTCTGCCAACAAACGATTGAACCCATACGAAGGCTGGACCAATAAATATATTCACCCACCTTATGATTTCAGTATTGCGAATTGTATGGTAACCAATTTCCACACACCAAAATCAACTTTATTGATGATGATTTCTGCCTTTGCAGGTCATGATTTTGTGATGAAAGCCTACAAAGAAGCTGTGAAAAAAGAATACAAATTCTATTCTTACGGAGACGCAATGTTAATTTTATAA
- the tet(Q) gene encoding tetracycline resistance ribosomal protection protein Tet(Q), protein MNIINLGILAHIDAGKTSVTENLLFASGATEKCGRVDNGDTITDSMDIEKRRGITVRASTTSIIWNGVKCNIIDTPGHMDFIAEVERTFKMLDGAVLILSAKEGIQAQTKLLFSTLQKLQIPTIIFINKIDRAGVNLERLYMDIKTNLSQDVLFMQTVVDGSVYPVCSQTYIKEEYKEFVCNHDDDILERYLADSEISPADYWNTIIALVAKAKVYPVLHGSAMFNIGINELLDAISSFILPPASVSNRLSAYLYKIEHDPKGHKRSFLKIIDGSLRLRDVVRINDSEKFIKIKNLKTIYQGREINVDEVGANDIAIVEDIEDFRIGDYLGAKPCLIQGLSHQHPALKSSVRPNKPEERSKVISALNTLWIEDPSLSFSINSYSDELEISLYGLTQKEIIQTLLEERFSVKVHFDEIKTIYKERPIKKVNKIIQIEVPPNPYWATIGLTLEPLPLGAGLQIESDISYGYLNHSFQNAVFEGIRMSCQSGLHGWEVTDLKVTFTQAEYYSPVSTPADFRQLTPYVFRLALQQSGVDILEPMLYFELQIPQAASSKAITDLQKMMSEIEDISCNNEWCHIKGKVPLNTSKDYASEVSSYTKGLGIFMVKPCGYQITKDGYSDNIRMNEKDKLLFMFQKSMSLK, encoded by the coding sequence ATGAATATTATAAATTTAGGAATTCTTGCTCACATTGATGCAGGAAAAACTTCCGTAACCGAGAATCTGCTGTTTGCCAGTGGAGCAACGGAAAAGTGCGGCCGTGTGGATAATGGTGACACCATAACGGACTCTATGGATATAGAGAAACGTAGAGGAATTACTGTCCGGGCTTCTACGACATCTATTATCTGGAATGGAGTGAAATGCAATATCATTGACACTCCGGGACACATGGATTTTATTGCGGAAGTGGAGCGGACATTCAAAATGCTTGATGGAGCAGTCCTCATCTTATCCGCAAAGGAAGGCATACAAGCGCAGACAAAGTTGCTGTTCAGTACTTTACAAAAGCTGCAAATCCCGACAATTATATTTATCAATAAGATTGACCGTGCCGGTGTGAATTTGGAGCGTTTGTATATGGATATAAAAACAAATCTGTCGCAAGATGTCCTGTTTATGCAAACTGTTGTCGATGGATCGGTTTATCCGGTTTGCTCCCAAACATATATAAAGGAAGAATACAAAGAATTTGTATGCAACCATGACGACGATATATTAGAACGATATTTGGCGGATAGCGAAATTTCACCGGCTGATTATTGGAATACGATAATCGCTCTTGTGGCAAAAGCCAAAGTCTATCCGGTGCTACATGGATCAGCAATGTTCAATATCGGTATCAATGAGTTGTTGGACGCCATTTCTTCTTTTATACTTCCTCCGGCATCAGTCTCAAACAGACTTTCAGCTTATCTCTATAAGATAGAGCATGACCCCAAAGGGCATAAAAGAAGTTTTCTTAAAATAATTGACGGAAGTCTGAGACTTCGAGACGTTGTAAGAATCAACGATTCGGAAAAATTCATCAAGATTAAAAATCTAAAGACTATTTATCAGGGCAGAGAGATAAATGTTGATGAAGTGGGTGCCAATGATATCGCGATTGTAGAAGATATAGAAGATTTTCGAATCGGAGATTATTTAGGTGCTAAACCTTGTTTGATTCAAGGATTATCTCATCAGCATCCCGCTCTCAAATCCTCCGTCCGGCCAAATAAGCCCGAAGAGAGAAGCAAGGTGATATCCGCTCTGAATACATTGTGGATTGAAGACCCGTCTTTGTCCTTTTCCATAAACTCATATAGTGATGAATTGGAAATCTCGTTATATGGTTTGACACAAAAGGAAATCATACAGACATTGCTGGAAGAACGATTTTCCGTAAAGGTCCATTTTGATGAGATCAAGACTATCTACAAAGAACGACCTATAAAAAAGGTCAATAAGATTATTCAGATCGAAGTACCACCCAACCCTTACTGGGCCACAATAGGGCTGACTCTTGAACCCTTACCGTTAGGGGCAGGGTTGCAAATCGAAAGTGACATCTCCTATGGTTATCTGAACCATTCTTTTCAAAATGCCGTTTTTGAAGGGATTCGTATGTCTTGCCAATCTGGTTTACATGGATGGGAAGTGACAGATCTGAAAGTAACTTTTACTCAAGCCGAGTATTATAGCCCGGTAAGTACACCTGCTGATTTCAGACAGCTGACCCCTTATGTCTTCAGGCTGGCTTTGCAACAGTCAGGTGTGGACATTCTCGAACCGATGCTCTATTTTGAGTTGCAGATACCCCAAGCGGCAAGTTCCAAAGCTATTACAGATTTGCAAAAAATGATGTCTGAGATTGAAGACATCAGTTGTAATAATGAGTGGTGTCATATTAAAGGGAAAGTTCCATTAAATACAAGTAAAGACTATGCCTCAGAAGTAAGTTCGTACACTAAGGGCTTAGGCATTTTTATGGTTAAGCCATGTGGGTATCAAATAACAAAAGACGGTTATTCTGATAATATCCGCATGAACGAAAAAGATAAACTTTTATTCATGTTCCAAAAATCAATGTCATTAAAATAA
- a CDS encoding pirin family protein: MKTKNVELVASPRAPHWVGDGFRVHNFIPSGYHLEMERMNPFILMDYNAKYDFPASDTPKGVSVHPHRGFETVTIAYKGKVEHHDSHGGGGVIGEGDVQWMTVASGVLHKEYHETEWSKKGGIFQMVQLWVNLPAKDKMSEPKYQSIKNQDIPKFVLPNDNGIVEVIAGEYNGLKGKASTFTPLHMFNAKLNAGSKTEFNFPTNYNTVLLVIEGEIVVNDTHNAPTDHLVLMANDGDTFNIKATENAIVLILSGEPINEPIASHGPFVMNTRKELIQAFEDFKNGKFGYLAE, translated from the coding sequence ATGAAAACAAAAAATGTAGAATTAGTAGCAAGTCCAAGAGCACCACACTGGGTAGGAGATGGTTTTAGAGTTCACAACTTTATCCCAAGTGGATATCATTTAGAAATGGAAAGAATGAATCCTTTCATCTTAATGGATTATAATGCTAAATATGATTTCCCTGCATCCGACACTCCAAAAGGTGTAAGTGTTCACCCACATCGCGGTTTTGAAACCGTAACCATTGCCTACAAAGGAAAAGTAGAACATCACGACAGCCATGGTGGCGGTGGCGTAATTGGCGAAGGAGATGTGCAATGGATGACTGTAGCAAGTGGCGTTTTACACAAAGAATACCACGAAACAGAATGGAGTAAAAAAGGCGGAATATTCCAAATGGTGCAATTATGGGTAAATTTACCAGCCAAAGACAAAATGAGTGAACCTAAATATCAAAGCATTAAAAATCAAGATATTCCTAAATTTGTTTTGCCAAATGACAACGGAATTGTTGAAGTGATTGCAGGAGAATACAATGGTTTAAAAGGCAAGGCTTCAACATTTACACCTTTACACATGTTCAATGCGAAATTAAACGCAGGCTCAAAAACAGAATTTAATTTTCCGACTAATTATAATACTGTTTTGTTGGTAATTGAAGGAGAAATTGTAGTAAATGATACGCACAATGCACCTACAGATCATTTAGTATTAATGGCAAACGATGGAGATACTTTTAATATCAAAGCCACAGAAAATGCAATCGTTTTGATTTTAAGTGGCGAACCAATTAATGAACCCATCGCTTCACATGGACCATTTGTAATGAATACTAGAAAAGAACTTATCCAAGCTTTCGAAGATTTTAAAAATGGAAAATTTGGATATTTGGCAGAATAA
- a CDS encoding Crp/Fnr family transcriptional regulator — MKDLNLIKYLKSHLSIDDALLNQLFANCETLDLEKNEYLLRNNEICKYIYFVENGLLRQFYIDKKGKEHVLYFAPENWFITDRESLFFDEKSIYNIQALEPSKVLCISKELLKNIAKKIPNFHDFNDLLLHKHIGSLQLRIMQLISQSAEERYMHFVKKYKKVYLRIPQNMLASYLGIAPESLSRIRKDLAQKNCKITS, encoded by the coding sequence ATGAAAGATTTAAACTTGATTAAATATCTGAAATCTCATTTGTCAATCGACGACGCTTTGCTCAATCAATTGTTCGCCAATTGCGAAACTTTAGACCTTGAGAAAAACGAATATCTGCTTAGAAATAATGAAATTTGTAAATATATTTATTTCGTAGAAAATGGACTTTTAAGGCAATTTTATATCGACAAAAAAGGGAAAGAACATGTGCTATATTTTGCGCCAGAGAATTGGTTCATCACAGACAGAGAAAGTTTATTTTTTGACGAAAAATCCATTTACAATATTCAAGCGTTAGAGCCAAGCAAAGTACTTTGCATCAGCAAAGAATTATTAAAAAACATTGCCAAGAAAATTCCAAATTTTCATGATTTTAATGATTTGCTTTTGCATAAACATATTGGGAGTTTGCAACTGCGCATTATGCAATTGATTAGCCAATCTGCAGAAGAAAGGTATATGCATTTTGTAAAAAAATACAAAAAAGTATATTTACGCATTCCACAGAATATGCTAGCTTCTTATTTGGGAATTGCTCCCGAAAGTTTGAGTAGAATTAGAAAAGATTTAGCTCAAAAAAATTGTAAAATCACTTCTTAA
- a CDS encoding DUF4199 domain-containing protein, with translation MLKNIIFKSTAILFFLTMVIFTLVQVLFRTQEYFQFSQFQYLIATAVSNAFVLTTLYAVMAAYNMIKQTNHPNLHFFKVFGLCFSPGVLAGFMSLIAIFAFFYYIQPDWIEQFKNEYLDYSLLDAKEAGDYDSVAKVVNSQEVRNTNILNIRTFSLISIVIAFFNFSLGIMMALLWKVRTTPSKPNA, from the coding sequence ATGCTAAAAAACATCATTTTTAAATCTACAGCGATTTTATTTTTCCTTACCATGGTTATTTTTACTTTGGTTCAGGTTTTATTTAGAACGCAAGAATATTTTCAATTTTCTCAATTTCAATATCTTATTGCAACAGCTGTGAGCAATGCTTTTGTGCTTACTACGCTCTATGCCGTTATGGCTGCTTACAATATGATTAAGCAAACCAATCACCCAAATTTACATTTTTTCAAGGTTTTTGGGCTTTGTTTTAGCCCAGGAGTGTTGGCTGGATTTATGAGTTTAATTGCGATTTTTGCCTTTTTCTATTATATTCAGCCTGATTGGATTGAGCAATTTAAAAATGAATATTTAGACTACAGCTTGCTCGATGCCAAGGAAGCCGGCGACTACGACAGCGTGGCAAAAGTTGTGAACAGCCAAGAAGTAAGAAATACCAATATTCTGAATATCAGAACCTTTTCATTGATTTCGATTGTAATTGCATTTTTCAATTTTTCGCTCGGAATCATGATGGCACTTTTGTGGAAAGTCCGCACTACACCTTCAAAACCAAATGCTTAA